One part of the Planktothrix sp. FACHB-1365 genome encodes these proteins:
- a CDS encoding serine/threonine-protein kinase, whose protein sequence is MVGQLLDGRYQVIDVIESTEFGKTYLAKDTRRPGESLCFVKHLHLAPEDAKLVNVARQRFQQEAKVLEKLSQHDQIPHLLAYFEENREFYLVESYIAGHSLIDEILPGQPLTENQVINLLTDVLGILQFVHQQGVIHRDIKPGNLIRRQTDGKIVLLDFGAVKEIHLNSHQNSPTSRVGTLEYMPLEQFQCHPHFNSDIYALGMVAIQALTGLPVSELPKLRKNNGSNVGDIVWRHLAIISVELGDIIDKMVCSDYQQRYQSADEVLSALKTFQSPYSPNLSKSKLEIYREEVKSCANHHRGEISIIGRQILEELRLSLELLPEEAEAIEDEILNPYRKYREKGERYEQALIATMQQEYPFTPETREELQRLQQLLGLTDEDIAAIEKSILPQSILSQIAQVIQNFSWNPKPYLSPKTESKFFKKPHLSQLLWLGLGLVSLLGIILATYEYQKWRNVQQLQTQNLNKINEFLAVGNYDQCLDEAQKMAELSRQNKVLQNLIQQCQDKVFWKTVTPQNFAQNSDAVWAVTFSPDGQTLATGSEDTLVKLWDIQSGTETKRLEGDASPIYSVDFNSDGTEISSGSAFWQILEWNLTTGQPYQPLQHLATIWSVDVSPDNQKIASASADKTVKIWNRKTGEILQNLTDHQDEVYVAIFSPDNQLLVTGSKDQTIKIWKVDTGELMNTLTGHLEAVRSLAISSDGKIIVSGSLDNTVKVWNLETGDLIHTLTGHTNDVLSVAISPDNKIIASGSRDKTIKLWNLKTGELLNTLTGHQDEIYSVKFSPDGNRLVSGSKDKTIKFWLR, encoded by the coding sequence ATGGTCGGTCAGCTTTTAGACGGACGCTATCAAGTCATCGACGTGATTGAGTCAACGGAGTTCGGGAAAACCTATCTCGCCAAAGATACTCGCCGACCGGGTGAGTCGTTGTGTTTTGTTAAGCATTTGCATCTCGCCCCAGAAGATGCCAAACTCGTCAATGTAGCCCGTCAGCGCTTTCAACAAGAAGCCAAGGTCTTAGAAAAACTGTCTCAACATGATCAAATTCCGCACCTGTTGGCTTATTTTGAAGAAAATCGAGAATTTTATTTAGTCGAATCTTATATTGCAGGTCATTCCTTAATTGATGAAATTTTACCCGGTCAGCCCTTAACAGAAAATCAAGTTATAAATTTGCTAACGGATGTGTTAGGAATTCTCCAGTTTGTACATCAACAGGGAGTCATTCATCGGGATATTAAACCGGGTAATTTAATCCGTCGTCAAACCGATGGAAAAATTGTGCTACTGGATTTTGGGGCGGTTAAAGAAATTCATCTCAACTCTCATCAGAATTCCCCCACCAGTCGTGTTGGGACTCTGGAATATATGCCTCTTGAACAATTCCAATGTCATCCCCATTTTAATAGTGATATTTATGCTTTGGGAATGGTTGCAATTCAAGCATTAACGGGTTTACCTGTATCTGAATTACCCAAATTACGGAAAAATAATGGCTCTAATGTTGGGGACATTGTTTGGCGACATTTAGCGATTATTAGTGTTGAATTGGGCGATATTATTGATAAAATGGTTTGTTCAGATTATCAGCAACGGTATCAATCTGCTGATGAAGTTCTATCGGCTCTTAAAACGTTTCAATCTCCCTATTCTCCTAACCTTTCTAAATCTAAACTAGAAATTTATCGGGAAGAAGTTAAAAGTTGCGCCAACCATCATCGCGGTGAAATTTCGATTATTGGTCGGCAAATTTTAGAAGAATTACGCTTAAGTTTAGAGTTGTTACCGGAGGAAGCAGAAGCAATTGAAGATGAAATTTTAAACCCCTATCGCAAATATCGAGAAAAGGGAGAACGCTATGAACAAGCGTTAATTGCAACGATGCAACAAGAATATCCCTTTACCCCTGAAACCCGTGAAGAATTACAACGATTACAACAACTCTTAGGCTTAACGGATGAAGATATTGCAGCTATTGAAAAGTCGATTTTACCCCAATCTATTTTAAGTCAAATTGCTCAAGTTATCCAGAATTTTAGTTGGAATCCAAAGCCATACTTATCTCCAAAAACGGAGTCTAAATTCTTTAAAAAACCTCATCTATCTCAACTGCTTTGGTTGGGATTAGGTTTGGTTAGTTTATTGGGAATTATTCTAGCAACCTATGAATATCAAAAATGGAGAAATGTACAACAATTACAAACTCAAAACTTGAATAAAATTAATGAATTTTTAGCCGTTGGAAATTATGATCAATGTTTAGATGAAGCTCAAAAGATGGCTGAACTCTCTCGTCAGAATAAAGTTCTTCAAAATCTGATTCAACAATGTCAAGATAAAGTGTTTTGGAAAACCGTTACGCCTCAAAATTTTGCTCAAAATTCCGATGCGGTTTGGGCCGTTACCTTTAGTCCCGATGGTCAAACTCTCGCCACGGGGAGTGAAGATACACTGGTAAAACTCTGGGATATTCAAAGTGGAACAGAAACTAAACGTTTAGAAGGAGATGCTTCTCCGATTTATTCAGTTGATTTTAACTCCGATGGCACAGAAATCTCCTCTGGAAGCGCATTTTGGCAAATCTTAGAATGGAATCTAACCACTGGACAACCTTATCAACCCCTACAACATTTAGCAACAATTTGGTCAGTGGATGTTAGCCCGGATAATCAAAAAATTGCCAGCGCCAGTGCGGATAAAACAGTTAAAATTTGGAATCGAAAAACAGGAGAAATTTTACAAAATTTAACAGACCATCAAGATGAGGTTTATGTCGCTATTTTTAGCCCCGATAATCAACTTTTAGTGACAGGTTCTAAAGATCAAACGATTAAAATTTGGAAGGTAGACACCGGAGAATTAATGAATACTCTCACCGGACATTTAGAGGCCGTTCGCTCACTAGCCATCAGTTCTGATGGTAAAATAATTGTCAGTGGGAGTTTGGATAATACCGTCAAAGTGTGGAACCTAGAAACCGGAGATTTAATTCATACCCTCACCGGACATACTAACGATGTTTTATCCGTTGCCATTAGTCCTGATAATAAGATTATTGCTAGTGGTAGCCGAGATAAAACCATTAAACTCTGGAATTTAAAAACAGGAGAATTATTAAATACCTTAACCGGACATCAAGATGAGATTTATTCGGTTAAATTTAGTCCCGACGGAAATCGTTTAGTCAGTGGAAGTAAAGACAAAACGATTAAATTCTGGTTACGTTAA